The sequence TAATGCTAATGCTTATAATGTGATTGGATTGTTATATTGGCTTGTTAGGGAgtagatttgttaaaatgataatatagGATACTAACTGAATTATTTTTGAATTAATATAGTGTTAATGTTAAATTCTTCATGCTTAACTGAATGGTGGTCTATTTTATTTAATGCGAATAGACATTCATTTGTTCATGAGTTTATACCATTCATATTGATCATTTGAGAGTTTCGTCTGGTGGTGTTTAATGTGTGTTAGGAAAAAAGGAGACGTGGTTATGTCTATTTACTTATGATAGCGAATTGTACAACTTACAAGTGAATAAAATGCATTTAATAGATATAGAACAACATAGTTGACTAATAGTTTTTATAGATGTAGGGAGGAAAAATCACAACATGCTTGTGAATCTGTCAGTCTTAATAGTTTATTTTCAATCTAGGAGCTCTATATTTCAAGAAGATTGTGACGTTGTTTCGGATTCTCCACCCCGAATTAAGATCAAGCTAAGGTTTGTAAACTTTAATATATAGTTAGCTACCTCCATGCTTATCTTTTCATCTTTTATGTTATCACAACATTGAACATTCATATACAGGCCATACTCACGAGATTCGTGTTACGAGGATTCAGATGTTTCAGCTATTCTTTCAATAAGGTTAATAAGCTATGATTGTTTTCATTATCCTTTGGTAGTAAATCCTTGTTAAACCCTTTTTGTTATTCATGATCACTCAAAACTGATTGTCATTAGGTTTTTACCTGGATATCCTTACAAGTGTCCCAAGCTGCTGATAATTTCAGAAAAAGGATTATCAAAATCTGATGCAGACAAGTTATTGTCATTGGTTCAAGATCAAGTAAGATTTGATCAGTAGAGTGTAAAATATGTTATATTTCTTAGTTAAAGTTACCTTACATGAATGTATTTCTTGATGCTATCATCTTTCATCCtttcaataatattacttttgacaTTTTAACTGATGTGCACTATATGGATGAAGAAgcaagtcatttctttttatttatgGTTTGTAAGAAGTCAATTGACTACCTACGCAGGCCAATTTAAATGCCCGAGAAGGACGTGTGATGATTTATAACTTGGTTGAGGCTGCACAAGAATTTTTGTCTGAAGTTGTCTCATCAGAGCAACCACCTGTAAGTGTAATTACCGATCATTTTATGTTTGTGTATTGCCTACTGTAGCAAACTCATACACAGGTTTCGAAGTCTACATTAATGTTAGTAATATAAATAGTAGTAAAGGCACTGAAGTTCTTAAGTGTCATGTGCGGCTAATATTTTTTACTGACTATAGAAAACAACATGCGATTTCTCATATTGCTAATGTATATGATTGGTATAAGGCATGTGGTTGATGATAGATTGTTGTGAAAAATGGTTTTGGGTCAACAATTAAATCATTTTCTTAAAATGTCACATCACCATTTTAACTGGGGCATACAAGTGAGATGGTTCATGACATCACCCTTTTTACTGGGGCATACAAGTTTGATAGCTCATGAGAAGTTTATGAAAATAACCTTAATGTTCGAGTAATCATATGTGAAAGTTCGTGACCCCTGTAACAGTTATGCGATATTGTGCTTTATTCTAAGCATATAAAAGAAACTTTAGATGATGGGATATCATTAGGAAAAGGCCCGTGCCTCGTTATTTTTACATAAAAGAGAATACTATCTGTTACCACAAAGCACATAAGACTGTTGCAGCTAATTCAAGTTAAATACTAGCTTTTAAAGCTTAAGCATACGTTGAAGTCTCCACAATTGTGTTTACATGTTCATTAGCGCAATCAGGGGCGGATCTTTAATGGGGTGGATGGCTCACTTTTGTTCTACGAGAGCATGATGTTGGTTGTTTATGCAAACTAGATTGATTCAACTGTTCAAACTTGGTGTAACGTTGATTATCACTTTTCTTATATTTTGACAGTTATCTCAAAAGACTGTTGCAGTTTCAAGTGAAAGGTCTTCCAAAGGGCCTTTTGTATACGGTTTCATAGATCTTTTCATAGGCTCTGGGGAGTCATGGCATTGGGGAATTTCAGTTGAAGAAAACAGCAATACAAACATTACTGTAGATAATCTGCAAAATGGTAGTCAACCATTGTTGGAAAAAGTCAATCAAAATATGAAGACGGGGGTGGTTGAGGAGGCTAAACTGGATAAAGTAATAAGCTCTACAGGAAAAGTTGTCATTTTGGAAGAATCTAGTAAGAGTAGTGATTCTCGTACATCACCATCTGAGGAATCAATGGAGGATGTAAGCATCGGTGAGGTAAGAtcatatcaatttttttttaattattggcATAAACTTATTGTTTTGTCGGTGTTTCACATGTTGCTACTCTACTTTGCTCACTATTTTTTGAATAATGTTCCATTTTCCTTATTTTTATGACATAATTGAGGTCGGAATGAAACTCTTTTACTATGTTTAGTGACTAACTGGTACATATTCTAAGTCTTATGATCAATGTGGAATGTTGATATAAGTACGTCGTTTTTTGTGGCATTGTTACTTATAATAATGGGTAAGTTTTATTATGACACTTCTATAATTTATAGTGGTGGCAAGATAGATGGGTCAGGCAGAGTGAGTTGTGGGTCATTGCCCTTAAGTAAAAAATGGTTACAAACTTGCGTGTATTGACGCTAAGtttttacttttaataataatttgacctgTTAATGATATGCTCAAATCTATATTTTTGTACTCATCAAAATTGGGTCAAATTGCCACCTCTAATTAATTTCTTCGTTCTGAAAGATGATAGCATTATCTCGTGAAGTGTCAGTGTGTCACTCATGAAAAGTTTTACTTCCAAAGTCTATAAGTGACATCAACTATGTTCATCCAGTGTTTACTATTGTATTCATTATAGCTTTTACTAATGCTATTACGCTCATGGATAGTCTATTTTAAAGTTATATATTCAAATTGGAAGAACATAATCATGTGTAATCTGTTAAGTAATATTTTATTTGCAATGATCATTACAAGTACACCACTAATACAAAATGAAACAGGATTATCCTCTGGCAGAGGATACTGAAGAAGAAACTGATTATGATCAGATTAGAAGTGATTATTCAGAATCAGAATCATCCACATCAACGAATCATAATCAGATTTCACAAACTGTTGAGAGAGATTTGGTTTTGGTATTAGCTAACCTTTTTTTCTTACCATTTCTACTACGAGTATTTAAAAATTGCAGTAACTAACAGTAAAGAAATTTCAGGCTCATTTGCTACGACTTGCATGTGCTCCTAAAGGTCCACTTGGTGATGCCTTGACTGATGTGGCATCAGAGCTGGTTAATCTAGGGGTATGTTACTTACATTTTGTTTGGTTAGTAGAGTGGGCAAACTGGTTATGTCAAAATGGGTCAGGTTGACCTGCATACACTTGTTTGTCTATGTTTTTTCATGATTAGTATCATAAATTGTTGAAGTATTCGATATAGTTACAAAATCGTTCTGTTTATTAATAATACTTCAACTTGATTGAATTAAGCTATTTAGGATGTTATAAACTTTATAATGCACTTGAGGCATTTCTGGACCTGTTCTACCCATGCTAACTTTTTAAGTTTTACCCAACTGAACCCAGTATGGATTAATTATTAAGTAAATTGACCCAATTTACATGAACGGGCCAGAATTGCCACATAAAAAGTTGATTCATATTCTTTTGGTCTTTGTGCATTCCTGAATAGTAGAGATTTGTGGTATTTTAGATTGTTTCAGAGCGGGTGGCAGATTTAGCAACAGAATCATCATCACTATTTGATAAAAGCTTCAATCAATCCTTTAAACATCGTACGGtgagtacttcgtaattattttgTAGTATTTCACTAGAGGTGGCAGTTTTGACCTTATATAGGGTTTGATTCGGGACGGGATATGTTTTAGGGCTTATATTTTGGTAATGTATCGAACTTTACACTTTTTACCGTTGTATGCATCCAACTTCGAAACATGGTATGTATACAACTGTCTAATGTATGtttttattgattattgatattttTGGCTACATAAATTGACGTGTATTTTGTAAGTTCCATAAATACAATAGTAAGCTATTTTCATACAAAAGTAGGCGTGATAGTTAAATACGTACAATAGAATGTTTGAAAGTTGAATGTGTGTAGTAATAGGTGTAAAGTTGCATACACTCGCAAAATTTAAACCCTAAGATTATTTGTAACAGGTAAAATGATGTAAGTTGTAAGATTTAACATAAAAGGTAACCGCTAAATGGATTATGTTGAAAGTCGCCTAAAGGGTATTAATAACAAATGGAAACTCCTAAATCATACGGTTTGATGAATCAGAGTACTATTGAAGCAAGATAATTTATATGGTTCTATTTGATACACAGTTTGTTAATAAAAGAGTTGAATATTGGACTAAATTCTTGCCGGCCCAGCCGACCTGTAAAAAAAATGTTTTATGTTGAATTGTTACACAACCCACCCATTTTGTCACCTATACTTCTGTAGCTTTCACACTAGTTTCTGTTGTGTAATGGAAAGAAAATACTTCTTTTAATGTGATTCAATAGGTAGCCTCAAAGGTTTCTCAGTTTTGGAAATTTTCTTCTGATTTCGAAGGGCAGCATACCTCACCTATGTTAAATTCTCGTTATTTGAATGACTTTGAGGAGCTAAAACCGCTTGGTGAGTGAGCAGTCTTATCTCAACTATATAGAatcattatttaatatttaattctgATGCCTTTTGCTGAAATATATtccattaaaatatatatattgcctGCACTATTTTGAATCAAGCACCATATATACGTATGACTCGGATTTCATGCCTTTGTTTATGTGTTAGGTCATGGTGGGTTCGGCCATGTTGTGCTATGCAAGAATAAGCTAGATGGAAGACAGTATGCTGTTAAGAAAATTCGACTAAAGGACAATAGTCAACCATTAGATGACAGGATTTTAAGGTAGTGATATCTTATTCCCTTTTGACGGGACATTTTAAATTACTTAAATCCCTTTTTATAAGTATAGTTTTAATTCATAGCTCCAAATTATTCTCAAAAGTTCTATGGAAACATTCGATGAAGAATTAGCATAATTGATTATTCCAAAGGTAAACCTTGGTCCTACAAGTGGTAAAGTGTCACCTTTATGTGATGCAAATTGTAACTTTTAATTTTACATTAAAGTTCACTATATTAGGATGTTATTGACTATTAATCAAATATTCTTTGTGTCTTTTTATTTCTTTGTGTCTATAGAGAAGTAGCCACTCTTTCCCGATTGCAGCACCAACATGTTGTACGTTACTATCAGGTAAGGTTCAATGCTGTGTCTTTTTTTAGTTTCACATATAGTGTGAGATGTGTAACAATTTTGAAGACTTTTTTGGGTGTGGGTAGCTtggaaacacatttttttttttttcattataaaTTCAAATAAAAAAATTACGTGCAATTATGATTGCAACAATTTTATTCTTTCAACAATGTAATGCTTATCATGTAAATAATTATTCACAATATCGACTAAAAAATTTAGGCATTCACCTGTTCCTTTAAAGCTATTTTTAGCTGCTCAAGATAAGACATAACCTGAATCGATCAATTCATAGTAAACgagtttaaattgccattttacgtGTAATCTAGTTGTTTAGGAACTCTAAATTTTTCACGTGATCTTGTTTTATACTACATCATGATTCATCCACCAATGCATCTTCATATGACAATAGAAAATGTAGTTTTATAGATCTTGTGTTGTGCCAATTTGAGGTAACAGTTTAGACATGAGTTTGTTGGAATTCAACTTTTGATATGCTCACATGCTTGAATGATCTTCTTTATATATCAGAAGCATACCACATGGAGCAACTATCGAAGTGTAGGGTGCATCTAACTCACTATAGGTTAGACAATGCATGATACAAACacataaaaatacattttaaaggtAGTAGATTTTAAGTGGCTAAGTTGTTATTATATACATTTTTATATTACCCTTTTTAGCTTGAAAGCATCTTGTGAACTACGATCATGGTAGTAGATTTTAAAGGTAATTTGATGTAGTTATATGATGAAAAACTTTCAGGCATGGTTTGAAACAGGAGAAACCGGGTCCTATGGTGATGCTAACTTGGGTTCCAGGACTGCAGCTAGCTCCAGTTTTAGTTACCTAGACCAGAGTTCAACAGATGTGGTGGGACAGGACAACAAAGTTAGAACGTACCTCTACATTCAAATGGAATATTGCCCAAGGTTAATTCCAAATCTTTATTATGTTTCAATTAACTATTGTTCAATACTTTTGGAGGATAAATTAGATCGTTTTGTTACTGATTATATCATGTATCTGTATTTTCTTCTGATGATTTGGAGCAATCTTTTGATATAATCTTTTTGCTTTGTGTATATAAGGACTCTCCGACAGATGTTTGAATCTTATGATCACTTTGACAAGAAGTTGACCTGGCACTGGTTTCGTCAAATAGTTGAAGGCCTGGCACACATACATGGTCAAGGAATTATCCATCGTGATCTGACTCCAAATAATATTTTCTTTGATGCTCGCAATGATATTAAAATAGGGGACTTTGGTCTCGGTAAGTTACAGTTTATCAAATTTTAAATTGTTAATGCCCAACTTTGTTTTATTGAATACTATTTTATCATGACGTGTTACACTTACATATCATCATTTAAGCCCCGTAAAGTTTCGTGAAAGTTCTTTTGCGTATGATATGCTTAAGTCTAGATTAGCGAATGGGGTGGGGTGGTCAGTTTTGGTAACTTATCAAAACATATAAGTTTTGGAAGGGACAAGTCAGGTTGATCCGAAGTAGTTTTGGTCCAAAACAGTAACAAAAATTTAATAATTGGTGTATCAAATATGATCACCAAActagtattatatctatattaatcaatatatCATTTTCTCTAAATGGTATAGGTGGGTTTATGCTTTAAGATACGCATTGGGTGATGACCTCTGATGATTCAACTCATTGACCCATTTTCTTTAAAGTTTTGTTGTTTTACCCATTTGACACCTATAAATAAACATGACCCAGATGACCTATTCTTCTAATTTGTCTTCATTTTTCTTTATCAGCTAAGTTTCTGAAGTTGGAGCAGTTGGAACAAGACGTAGATCCTGCAGAAACAACTGGAGTGTCGGTTGATGGTACTGGTCAGGTTGGAACCTATTTTTATACTGCACCAGAAATCGAGCAGCGTTGGCCAAAAATTAACGAGAAAGTAAGTCTTTTTAACTTAAAGCATGAGTCTTAGGTTGACGAAAGTACTTCAGCAATTGTCATTTTCATAATCCATTATCTCTAACAGGGAACATGTCAAATGAGTTGAAAGTCACCCAAAGTATATTTGTAATTCATGAAGTCTTCGTAACTTATTTTATTCAAAAGTTTGGATTATTTTGAAATACCATAGGTTTGTGATAACTTGTTTGATTATCAATATTTTTGGGACAACAAGTGTTTCAGGTCATTCTAATCTGATACACACCAAAATTGTTCTCGAATCGTTGACCAACCTACCCATTTTGCCACTCTGCtgatttatgtatatatttgttctTCAGGCTGATATGTATAGTTTGGGAATTGTATTCTTTGAGCTGTGGCATCCCTTTAGCACTGGAATGGAACGACACATTGTTCTTTCTGAGTTAAAAAAGATGGGGGAGCTTCCTTCGGATTGGGTTGCTGAGTTTCCCGAACAGGCTTCGTTATTGCGTAAGATGATGTCACCAAGCCCATCAGACCGTCCATCTACCACAGATCTCCTCAAACATGCTTTTCCTCCAAGAATGGAGTCTGAATTGGTAGACAGTAAGTACCTATCTTTCACTTCGTTCATATGTACATATATAGTGATACGTTTAATGCCTTAGAACAAAGGAACCAACAAATTTCCTTTGTTCGTAAGTGTTTTGTGATTCTCAAATGGACTTCTGTGTAACAAAAACTCGTTCTTCAATTCTCAAGGTTTTT comes from Rutidosis leptorrhynchoides isolate AG116_Rl617_1_P2 chromosome 4, CSIRO_AGI_Rlap_v1, whole genome shotgun sequence and encodes:
- the LOC139839770 gene encoding eIF-2-alpha kinase GCN2 isoform X2 produces the protein MTSAASFYQKSLPHYVGRKNHNMLVNLSVLIVYFQSRSSIFQEDCDVVSDSPPRIKIKLRPYSRDSCYEDSDVSAILSIRFLPGYPYKCPKLLIISEKGLSKSDADKLLSLVQDQANLNAREGRVMIYNLVEAAQEFLSEVVSSEQPPLSQKTVAVSSERSSKGPFVYGFIDLFIGSGESWHWGISVEENSNTNITVDNLQNGSQPLLEKVNQNMKTGVVEEAKLDKVISSTGKVVILEESSKSSDSRTSPSEESMEDVSIGEDYPLAEDTEEETDYDQIRSDYSESESSTSTNHNQISQTVERDLVLAHLLRLACAPKGPLGDALTDVASELVNLGIVSERVADLATESSSLFDKSFNQSFKHRTVASKVSQFWKFSSDFEGQHTSPMLNSRYLNDFEELKPLGHGGFGHVVLCKNKLDGRQYAVKKIRLKDNSQPLDDRILREVATLSRLQHQHVVRYYQAWFETGETGSYGDANLGSRTAASSSFSYLDQSSTDVVGQDNKVRTYLYIQMEYCPRTLRQMFESYDHFDKKLTWHWFRQIVEGLAHIHGQGIIHRDLTPNNIFFDARNDIKIGDFGLAKFLKLEQLEQDVDPAETTGVSVDGTGQVGTYFYTAPEIEQRWPKINEKADMYSLGIVFFELWHPFSTGMERHIVLSELKKMGELPSDWVAEFPEQASLLRKMMSPSPSDRPSTTDLLKHAFPPRMESELVDNILRTMHNSEDPTIYNKVVDAIFNEEILSSKNQDGVLEIPKLVGNNSSSIQHTSLDTEIRDLVWEASAAVFRLHCAKRLEIIPMRLLGDLQQFNRNSVKLLTDGGDLIELCHELRLPFINWVVLQQKSSFKRFEICYVYRRPIGHSPPNRYLQGDFDVIGGASILTEAEVIKAAMDIISQFSHLESCDIHLNHADLLEAIWSWIGIKADHRQKVAELLSLLGSLRPQSSERKTKWVVIRRQLRQELNISEGAVNKLQTVGLRFCGTADQALPRLRGALPADTPIRKALDELSEIFNYLRIWKIDKQVFIDPLMPPAEGYHRDSFFQIYSRKDNSLGSLTEGILLAVGGRYDYLLHNMWQSEYKSNPPGAVGTSLALETIIQHSAVDIYKPFRSDSSKSVLVCSRGGGGLLEKRMELVSELWNEDIKAEFVPTLDPSLTEQYEYANEHDIKCLIIISDSDVSQKGSVKVRHLELKREKEISRESLIKFLSEAMNSQFRNPSIWN
- the LOC139839770 gene encoding eIF-2-alpha kinase GCN2 isoform X3; protein product: MGHRSKKKKRGGSGRRRTPHDDHTSIDDVGGELLSEELTALSSIFQEDCDVVSDSPPRIKIKLRPYSRDSCYEDSDVSAILSIRFLPGYPYKCPKLLIISEKGLSKSDADKLLSLVQDQANLNAREGRVMIYNLVEAAQEFLSEVVSSEQPPLSQKTVAVSSERSSKGPFVYGFIDLFIGSGESWHWGISVEENSNTNITVDNLQNGSQPLLEKVNQNMKTGVVEEAKLDKVISSTGKVVILEESSKSSDSRTSPSEESMEDVSIGEDYPLAEDTEEETDYDQIRSDYSESESSTSTNHNQISQTVERDLVLAHLLRLACAPKGPLGDALTDVASELVNLGIVSERVADLATESSSLFDKSFNQSFKHRTVASKVSQFWKFSSDFEGQHTSPMLNSRYLNDFEELKPLGHGGFGHVVLCKNKLDGRQYAVKKIRLKDNSQPLDDRILREVATLSRLQHQHVVRYYQAWFETGETGSYGDANLGSRTAASSSFSYLDQSSTDVVGQDNKVRTYLYIQMEYCPRTLRQMFESYDHFDKKLTWHWFRQIVEGLAHIHGQGIIHRDLTPNNIFFDARNDIKIGDFGLAKFLKLEQLEQDVDPAETTGVSVDGTGQVGTYFYTAPEIEQRWPKINEKADMYSLGIVFFELWHPFSTGMERHIVLSELKKMGELPSDWVAEFPEQASLLRKMMSPSPSDRPSTTDLLKHAFPPRMESELVDNILRTMHNSEDPTIYNKVVDAIFNEEILSSKNQDGVLEIPKLVGNNSSSIQHTSLDTEIRDLVWEASAAVFRLHCAKRLEIIPMRLLGDLQQFNRNSVKLLTDGGDLIELCHELRLPFINWVVLQQKSSFKRFEICYVYRRPIGHSPPNRYLQGDFDVIGGASILTEAEVIKAAMDIISQFSHLESCDIHLNHADLLEAIWSWIGIKADHRQKVAELLSLLGSLRPQSSERKTKWVVIRRQLRQELNISEGAVNKLQTVGLRFCGTADQALPRLRGALPAVQIHLYERHLMNYLRFLIIYVSGRLISKFSSIHLCHPLRVITEIHFSRFIRGRIIVLDRLQKESCLPLVVATITSFTICGNLNTNQILREQLGLVLLWKPSFNILLLIFTNLLEVIPVKVFLFVQEVEVVYWRSVWS
- the LOC139839770 gene encoding eIF-2-alpha kinase GCN2 isoform X1 is translated as MGHRSKKKKRGGSGRRRTPHDDHTSIDDVGGELLSEELTALSSIFQEDCDVVSDSPPRIKIKLRPYSRDSCYEDSDVSAILSIRFLPGYPYKCPKLLIISEKGLSKSDADKLLSLVQDQANLNAREGRVMIYNLVEAAQEFLSEVVSSEQPPLSQKTVAVSSERSSKGPFVYGFIDLFIGSGESWHWGISVEENSNTNITVDNLQNGSQPLLEKVNQNMKTGVVEEAKLDKVISSTGKVVILEESSKSSDSRTSPSEESMEDVSIGEDYPLAEDTEEETDYDQIRSDYSESESSTSTNHNQISQTVERDLVLAHLLRLACAPKGPLGDALTDVASELVNLGIVSERVADLATESSSLFDKSFNQSFKHRTVASKVSQFWKFSSDFEGQHTSPMLNSRYLNDFEELKPLGHGGFGHVVLCKNKLDGRQYAVKKIRLKDNSQPLDDRILREVATLSRLQHQHVVRYYQAWFETGETGSYGDANLGSRTAASSSFSYLDQSSTDVVGQDNKVRTYLYIQMEYCPRTLRQMFESYDHFDKKLTWHWFRQIVEGLAHIHGQGIIHRDLTPNNIFFDARNDIKIGDFGLAKFLKLEQLEQDVDPAETTGVSVDGTGQVGTYFYTAPEIEQRWPKINEKADMYSLGIVFFELWHPFSTGMERHIVLSELKKMGELPSDWVAEFPEQASLLRKMMSPSPSDRPSTTDLLKHAFPPRMESELVDNILRTMHNSEDPTIYNKVVDAIFNEEILSSKNQDGVLEIPKLVGNNSSSIQHTSLDTEIRDLVWEASAAVFRLHCAKRLEIIPMRLLGDLQQFNRNSVKLLTDGGDLIELCHELRLPFINWVVLQQKSSFKRFEICYVYRRPIGHSPPNRYLQGDFDVIGGASILTEAEVIKAAMDIISQFSHLESCDIHLNHADLLEAIWSWIGIKADHRQKVAELLSLLGSLRPQSSERKTKWVVIRRQLRQELNISEGAVNKLQTVGLRFCGTADQALPRLRGALPADTPIRKALDELSEIFNYLRIWKIDKQVFIDPLMPPAEGYHRDSFFQIYSRKDNSLGSLTEGILLAVGGRYDYLLHNMWQSEYKSNPPGAVGTSLALETIIQHSAVDIYKPFRSDSSKSVLVCSRGGGGLLEKRMELVSELWNEDIKAEFVPTLDPSLTEQYEYANEHDIKCLIIISDSDVSQKGSVKVRHLELKREKEISRESLIKFLSEAMNSQFRNPSIWN